The DNA sequence GTTATTCTTCGCTCGGTATCCATGCAATAAGCGCCTACATCAGCATAAAACTCTACAGCTGCTTTAAAAACATCATCAGCTAAGCTATCATCAGATGGTATGGGATTTTCAGGATCATATTTAATATCATATTTTTTTACAAGCTCTCTTAATTTCATACCAACTTTATAATCAAATTCTCTTTCTGAAGCTGCAGGCCCAGTTAAACTTCGATTTAAAACCTCAATAAAACTCACAGGAGGCAAAAATTTACCCTCCAACCTAATATTTTTTCCCTATTTACCTTCTAAATATTTAAGGTTTTTGGTTGATGACATATTAATGATGAAAGAATTTCTTTAAATAAATCTTTTTTTTCATCAGACTCTTCTGTTTCAGAGTAAATTGTAATTGATCTATCAGATTCTTCGCAAAAAAGCATTGCAAACTTTACAGTTTTAACTATAAATTTTGGTTTAATCATTATTAAAGCTGGTTTATAAAGAGTTACCTTAATATTATAGAGTACGGCATTATGACCGTTAATTTCTATTTTTTCATGAGTAACTACTTCAAGAGATTTTAATGAACCGTCTTTCTGCATAATTTTTATTGTTGCTTCAGCTTGCTCTTCAGCTGAACCGTATTTTCTCTTGGATTGATCTAAAGGTTTCCATGAAAGTATAAGCTTAGGCGTTGCATCTTGTTTATTTAAACTAAAACCTAATTCTCCTCTAAGTCTTTCAAGTTTAATTATTGGATGAATTACCCATTCTTCAGGATACTTAATTTCTATTCCATGAATTTTTAAAGTTTCAAACATTTGATTTCTTATTTAAAGGCGTCTTTAGGCTTAAAAATTTTTTGGTTTCTTAAAAATCTTTAGTTATTTAGTTAAAGTTAAACCTTAAATATTATTAACTTTTATTATACTAATAAAAAGTAGTAAAAATTTCTGGAGGGTTTATATATTGCCTTTTTTCAGTAAAAAGAAGATTGAAGAAAAAACAACTACAATCCTCTTCGCTACTGATGTGCATGGTTCTGAACCTACATTTAAAAAGTTTATTAATGCCGGAAAAATTTACGGTGCTAACGTGCTTATTCTTGGTGGCGACATAACAGGAAAAATGGTTGTTCCAATAATTGAACAAACTGATGGGACATATAAATCTTATTTCCTTGGTCAAGAACAAAAAATTAAAAATAAAGATGAATTAGTGTATCTAGAAAGAAGAATTTTAACAACAGGTTTTTATCCATTATATGTAACTCAAAAAGAATATGAAGAACTTGAAATTAATGAGGAAAAACGAAAAAAAATATTTGATGAATTAATGCGTGAGCGTTTAAAGAAGTGGATGGAAATTGCGGAGGAAAGATTAAGGGGAACAAACATCATTTGTTATATAACTGGGGGAAACGATGATGAACAAGAGGTTGTTGAACTTATTAAAGATACTGAACATGTAAAGAATCCGGATGGAAAAGTAGTTTGTATAGATGAGATTCATGAATTAGCAAGTTTAGGTTGGGGAAATCCAACACCATGGAATACTCCAAGAGAATGCAGCGAGGAGGAACTTGAAAAGAAAATAGAGGAAATGGTTTCTAAAATTAAAGATATGGAAAATGCTATATTTAATTTTCATATTCCACCTAAAGATTCAGAGTTAGATACAGCGCCTAAATTAGATACATCAGTTTATCCACCAAAACCAATTTTTGAAGGAGCCCAAATGGTTCTTTATGGTGCTGGAAGTAAAGCTGTTAAAGAAGCTATAGAAAAACATCAACCTTTACTTGGTTTACATGGCCATATACATGAGTCTAAGGGGGCTGTAAAAATTGGAAGAACTTTATGTATTAATCCTGGAAGCGAGTATGGAGAAGGAATATTAAGAGCGGCATTAATTACTCTAGCAAATAAAAAAGTAGTGAATTACCAGTTTGTTTCTGGCTAAAACATCATGGCCCAAAAAATAACCAAGCAACAATTATTATTACCATTAATACTGTGTATATTATCATTCCTTTATCTTCTGGATCCAACTTTTTCCACCTCTTTAATTTTATAAAAAATAAAAAAAATATGTTATTGGAGTTGGAGTTTTTTAATCTGGTGGAACCACTTTAAATGCTAAATCTAGATTTATGCCTTGCCTTTTCCTATATGCTCGCCAAATAATATAATAGACAAAACCTATAGCATAAGCAATTAATACGAAAACCATAGATGCTGGGTTTATTCCAAGTTCTGGAACTGTAAGCCAGTAATAAGCCATTGTAGCATTAAAAATGCAGCTTACAGCGCCAGTAATAGTTATTAAAGGTATTGGACCAAGCTTATATTTAGCTGCTGGAGAAGCTTCATAAATTGGTTTCCCAGTATATGGCATTAAAGCTCCAGCTAAAGACGTAAAGAAGTATGGTATACATCCGCTTGAAAGTGCAGCTGGGAGAAACACTGGTGCAACTTCAGGTGCGTAAGCTGAGACATAAATTTGAATTGCAGCTACAGCGCAAGCTAACCAAACAATATATACAGGTGTGTGCCATCTTCTATGTACTTTAGAAAATACATCTGGGAGAGCTCTATCAAAAGCCATAGCGAAAAACATTCTAATAGGACCAACCATAGTATTATAATAAACTTGGTAGCCATTACAAATCAAGCCTAAAGCAAGTATTAAAAGCACAATAATTATTAAGGTTCCAAACCCAGGAGCCATAGTAGCACCTGCAAGATAGCCAGCTAAATAAGGAGCTACAGGTAACTCCCATTCACCGCTTAAACCTAGAGTTCCAGCAGCTTTCATAAATTCTTCGCCAGCAGATCTAGAAATTAAAAGCCAAGCTATAAGCCATGCTATGGCTGTGGCCCAGCCAGAGCCATTCATTACGAAATTTTGAACCCTAAGTTTATCAGCCCCTTTTATTTCACCGCTAAGTTGAGCGCTCCAAAAAGCCCATCCTAAAAGGCTCCAAATTAAAACCATTAAGCCAATTTGATCATACCATCTAAAGCCAGGATTTAAGTTAGTTATTTCGCTAGCTTTTTGTATAACTGTATGATAGTAATCTGGACCAACACCAAAAGCTTCAGCAAACAAGTTAAAACGTTGAATAAAAATTGAGTTGGGCGTCATAGCGAAAACAGCATACATAACTATTATTGCAAGCGTTGCAAAAAACATTAATCCTCTCTGAATTTTTGCGAAAAGCCTTATGGGTAAAGAAAGTTGCCATCCCATTAGAAGTAGATATATCATTCCAACTATGAAAAGCCCCTTAGGTGTTATAAGCCATGCAGCTAATTGACTTATTGAAGGGTTATTTATGGCTGCACCTAAAACTGTGAGAAACGGTTGTAAACCCAAGAAAGTAACAAACCAGTAAGCCCAAACATCCCAGTAAACTAAATAGAAGAAGTCCCCAATTACTATTGGTGCAGCTATCCATGGGCTTATAAATCTGCTTTGGGCAATCCAGTCTATACCACTTCTAGGCATAGCTGTTGTTATAAATATATATGTTGTCCACATGAATGTTCCAAGCACAGCAGTCATAAGTATAGCTGCACTATGGTTTCCACCAGGAAATATAGCAACATTTACCACAACATTATACGCGATAACAGATAACCAACCCATTGTAAGGCAGTTGTATATCCAAGCATCTATTGGAGCTACTTCCCGTACTAGTCCGCTTGCCTTTCTTATAAAAACACCTTTTTCAACCATTTTTTCTCCTCCAAAAAGAAATGTTAAAACTATGGATATTTTTCTTATATTATTCAGTATTTAAGAGTTTCGTATGTAACGCTTTGAACAATTATATCTTTAGATGGAACAATATATACAATATATATAGATAAAAGGGTAAGTATATGAAGAAATCAAAAGTTAATTAAAGCATAATTAACTCATTTTTCACTTTAACTCCTTTGGCAACTCTACTCTTTCAACTTCCTCAACTTCTTCATACCATTTAGCAGCAGGCCCAATTTTAGCTCTAAGCTTCCATTTTAAAGGTTTAGGTTCGTCTTCAATATACTTCAAAAGTTTCTTTATTCTTGTTGAAATCACTTCTCTATTTTCTTTAGTTAAAACTTCATAGTTTGGAAGGAAAGATTCAACTTTATTTAAGTTAGTGGTGACAGTGTAATAGAAGCCCCAATCTTTAGCTAGAATCCCAGCTATATGTTTAGCGTTTACAACTTCTTTTCCATTTTCTCCTACTTCATGTTCAAGCAGTAGAACGATTACATCTTTAATATCTTTCTCGTTTATCTTAACTATTTGAAGTTTTTCAAGCAACAATTCTTCAAGCGGAATTGTTGGATAATCTTTTTCAAGTCTACCCTTAAATTCTATAATATGGTTCATTCGGAGTCTATCATAAAATACATCTATATGCGGTCTACTGCCAGTCTTATCTATAAAAATACTTCTTTCCATAAATAATCCAGGTGTTATAGCCGCTTTAACTAACTCATACTTTAATTCTTCTACAAAAAACTTTTCTATTTTATCCCTTTGTTTACTATAAGCGATATAGTCTATATCTGAAAGGACTCTCCCCAAAGCTTTATGAAGACTCAAGCTTTTTGGACAATGAATTCTTACAGCACCAGCTCCAATAATTCTTAATATTAACCCCGCATTTTTGGCAGCTTCAACAGTTTTTAAAGCTTCGTTAATAATTTCTTCCTCATTAACCACATTAAATACCTCCAAAGTAACAAAAGTTTAGAATTACCATAATATGAATCACTTGATAAATATAAAATTTGATAATAGCGCATTAACATTAATTAATTTTTCTTTTTTAAGAGGTGAAGAATGTTAAATTTAAGTCTTAATTAACCCATTATTACTTATAAACTTTAAATTATTTAAATTATAAGAGGCGTAAATTTTGGAAAGTGAAAATTTAAGCTATATAAAGGTTATTATTGAGGAAAATTATGATTTAGGTGAGGTTGTTAAAGTTGAAAAAATAGGAGGAGGTTACGTTAATATTAGTTACCTTGTTGAAACCTCTAAAGGAAAATATTTTTTAAGGCGTTATAGAGATACGGCCAAAAAAAACGAAGTAAAATTTGAGCATGAAGTTATAGAGCATTTGATATGTTCAGGTTTTAAAAAAACTCCTCAATTATGCAAAACTAAAAATGGGAAAACCTATGTAGCCAAATTTGAAAAGAGGAATCAGCGAAGAAAATTAGTGTTTTACGCTATGTTTGAGTTTGCAAAAGGTGAAGATAAATATACATGGTATTACCCTTATTGTAATATTTTAGAATTAAAAGATGCTGCTAAAACTTTAGCTGAATATCATATGTATATTAAAGGGTTTAAACCTAAAGCGAAAAAGAAAGTTGCACCGCTTAATAAATTGATTTTTAACTTAAAAGATGAGTTTGAAAAACTTTCTGAAAAAGCTGATGCAACAAAGTTTTGCGAATTATTTTTAGCTAATAAAGAAAAGCTTAAAGATAAAAGTGTTGAAGTTTACAATGAATTGAAAACAGTTAATTATGAGAAGCTTCCTAAAATAGTTATTTTTGGCGATTTTCATCTTGGAAACTTGAAGTTTAAAGACAATAAAGTAACTGCCATGTATGATTTTGATTGGGTTAAATGGGATTCTAGAGCGTACGATGTTGCTTATGCCATCTATTACACATGTGGTGTTTGGGGTGAAAAAGGCAGCAACGCGATAGACGTTAATAAAGCTTTAGAATTTTTTAAAGCTTATCAAGAAGCTTTTATTGAGGCTAAAAAAGAAGATGAAGCATTAAACAAACAAGAAATTGAAGCATTACCAACATTAATGAAAGCTGTTAATATTTTTTTAATTCATTGGGATATAAGTGATTTTTATACTGGAGAAAAGAATCCAGATGAATATTTAAAGTTTTTAATTCATGATTTAGATTTAATGAAGTGGCTAGAAAATAACAAGATAAATTTTAAAGTTTAGGATAATTTTTTAAATTGAATATTTTTAATTAAAGCTTCCCTTTTTAATACATCCTTTAATTCATTAAAGCTGAGTTTACATTTAGATATATCCCCTATAGCATTCCATTCAGCAATTTTTCCTCTTTGAAGAGTTCGTGATTCGCTTGAAAGCAAATCTACGCCATATTTAGCTAAAATTAATGCTACTTTAGCTAAGGCACCAGGAGTATCTAAAATTGTTATTTTAAAGTTTACAAGTTTAGCTTTAGGATCAGCAAATGGAGTTAAACGTATCTCTTTCTCGTTTAAATCTGCATAAATCATTAAATACATTCCTTTAGATAAACCTAACCCAATTCTTACACTTGAAGGAATTAATATTCTTCCTTTAGAATCTAATCTAACAATTTTAGCTAGTTTCATTTTGTTTCTTCCACTAAAAACAATTAACGAAAGATTTATATAAATCTGTGGGCAAAAAGTGGGATAAAAAAGCGAGGGGACTTAACAT is a window from the Candidatus Bathyarchaeota archaeon genome containing:
- a CDS encoding metallophosphoesterase, coding for MPFFSKKKIEEKTTTILFATDVHGSEPTFKKFINAGKIYGANVLILGGDITGKMVVPIIEQTDGTYKSYFLGQEQKIKNKDELVYLERRILTTGFYPLYVTQKEYEELEINEEKRKKIFDELMRERLKKWMEIAEERLRGTNIICYITGGNDDEQEVVELIKDTEHVKNPDGKVVCIDEIHELASLGWGNPTPWNTPRECSEEELEKKIEEMVSKIKDMENAIFNFHIPPKDSELDTAPKLDTSVYPPKPIFEGAQMVLYGAGSKAVKEAIEKHQPLLGLHGHIHESKGAVKIGRTLCINPGSEYGEGILRAALITLANKKVVNYQFVSG
- a CDS encoding APC family permease, translating into MVEKGVFIRKASGLVREVAPIDAWIYNCLTMGWLSVIAYNVVVNVAIFPGGNHSAAILMTAVLGTFMWTTYIFITTAMPRSGIDWIAQSRFISPWIAAPIVIGDFFYLVYWDVWAYWFVTFLGLQPFLTVLGAAINNPSISQLAAWLITPKGLFIVGMIYLLLMGWQLSLPIRLFAKIQRGLMFFATLAIIVMYAVFAMTPNSIFIQRFNLFAEAFGVGPDYYHTVIQKASEITNLNPGFRWYDQIGLMVLIWSLLGWAFWSAQLSGEIKGADKLRVQNFVMNGSGWATAIAWLIAWLLISRSAGEEFMKAAGTLGLSGEWELPVAPYLAGYLAGATMAPGFGTLIIIVLLILALGLICNGYQVYYNTMVGPIRMFFAMAFDRALPDVFSKVHRRWHTPVYIVWLACAVAAIQIYVSAYAPEVAPVFLPAALSSGCIPYFFTSLAGALMPYTGKPIYEASPAAKYKLGPIPLITITGAVSCIFNATMAYYWLTVPELGINPASMVFVLIAYAIGFVYYIIWRAYRKRQGINLDLAFKVVPPD
- a CDS encoding phosphotransferase, producing the protein MESENLSYIKVIIEENYDLGEVVKVEKIGGGYVNISYLVETSKGKYFLRRYRDTAKKNEVKFEHEVIEHLICSGFKKTPQLCKTKNGKTYVAKFEKRNQRRKLVFYAMFEFAKGEDKYTWYYPYCNILELKDAAKTLAEYHMYIKGFKPKAKKKVAPLNKLIFNLKDEFEKLSEKADATKFCELFLANKEKLKDKSVEVYNELKTVNYEKLPKIVIFGDFHLGNLKFKDNKVTAMYDFDWVKWDSRAYDVAYAIYYTCGVWGEKGSNAIDVNKALEFFKAYQEAFIEAKKEDEALNKQEIEALPTLMKAVNIFLIHWDISDFYTGEKNPDEYLKFLIHDLDLMKWLENNKINFKV
- a CDS encoding AbrB family transcriptional regulator — its product is MKLAKIVRLDSKGRILIPSSVRIGLGLSKGMYLMIYADLNEKEIRLTPFADPKAKLVNFKITILDTPGALAKVALILAKYGVDLLSSESRTLQRGKIAEWNAIGDISKCKLSFNELKDVLKREALIKNIQFKKLS